The Planctomicrobium piriforme genome window below encodes:
- a CDS encoding TIGR03032 family protein: MSEADEQTPREIACEVTPGLQQWLFASGGSIAVTTYQAGKIALFGKLGDQVSLLMRDFRKPMGFHVMGNRMALATKHEITILANAPLLAPDYLEKEKGRYDGLFLPRVTYYTGDCNVHDVAFGKEGVWFVNTRFSCLSGLSHDFCCIPRWKPPFVSELAPEDRCHLNGLAMVNGEPKYVTALGTTDFPGAWREQKATGGVVMEVPSGEIVVRGLAMPHSPRWHNGALWFLNSGEGQLCRMQPGRPGFDVVCQIPGYLRGLCLMGSFALVGMCQVREKHIFGGLPIQNSGVELKCGVALIDLTRGVELGRINFTAGCTEIFEVQFLPGLKNVMIVNSQQEAAQQAFPCPEFSYWLRPSNLVADFN; the protein is encoded by the coding sequence ATGTCGGAAGCAGACGAGCAAACACCTCGCGAAATCGCCTGTGAAGTGACGCCGGGTTTGCAGCAGTGGCTGTTCGCGTCGGGCGGTTCGATCGCGGTGACGACGTATCAGGCAGGCAAGATCGCCCTGTTCGGCAAGTTGGGTGATCAGGTGTCGCTGCTGATGCGGGACTTCCGCAAGCCGATGGGCTTTCATGTCATGGGCAACCGGATGGCGCTGGCCACCAAGCACGAGATCACGATTCTCGCGAATGCCCCGTTGCTGGCTCCGGACTATCTGGAAAAAGAAAAAGGACGATACGACGGGTTGTTTCTGCCGCGCGTGACGTATTACACCGGCGACTGCAACGTGCACGACGTGGCGTTTGGCAAGGAAGGGGTCTGGTTCGTCAACACGCGGTTCTCCTGCCTGTCAGGCTTGAGCCATGACTTCTGCTGTATCCCGCGGTGGAAGCCGCCGTTCGTCTCGGAGCTGGCCCCGGAAGACCGTTGCCATTTGAACGGACTGGCGATGGTCAACGGCGAGCCGAAGTACGTTACTGCCCTGGGGACGACGGACTTTCCCGGCGCGTGGCGCGAGCAGAAAGCGACCGGCGGCGTGGTGATGGAAGTCCCGTCAGGTGAGATCGTGGTCCGAGGGCTGGCGATGCCGCATTCGCCGCGGTGGCACAACGGCGCACTCTGGTTTCTGAACTCCGGCGAAGGCCAGTTGTGCCGGATGCAGCCGGGCAGGCCGGGCTTTGATGTCGTCTGTCAGATCCCAGGGTACTTGCGGGGACTGTGTCTGATGGGCTCGTTTGCACTGGTCGGCATGTGTCAGGTGCGTGAGAAGCATATTTTCGGCGGCCTGCCGATTCAGAACAGCGGCGTCGAGCTGAAGTGCGGCGTGGCTCTGATCGACCTGACGCGGGGAGTCGAGTTGGGACGAATCAACTTCACGGCGGGCTGCACCGAGATTTTCGAAGTCCAGTTTCTGCCCGGCCTGAAAAACGTGATGATCGTGAATTCGCAGCAGGAAGCGGCACAGCAGGCGTTTCCCTGCCCGGAGTTTTCCTACTGGCTGCGGCCGAGCAATCTGGTCGCGGACTTTAACTGA
- a CDS encoding alpha/beta hydrolase gives MSRQVVLEAAAQKFADDTAKPPYLFEVPPAEGRKIVDKVQSEPIAKPDVDVEELSVPGGPKGNVSIHILRPKKSTGVLPVIVYVHGAGWVFGNAHTHDRLVRELCVGVQAAVVFVNYSLSPEAKYPQALEECYAVLKWVSEQGRAHKLDPTRLAIAGDSVGGNMATAATILAKQRRVPVITRQLLFYPVTDANFDTESYKQFAEGYFLRRDAMQWFWDQYTTDPKQRAESTASPLRASHDDLSGLPEALIITAEADVLRDEGEAYAAKLRSAGVPVIQARFQGIIHDFVMLNALTHTTAKQGAMQLAISWLKEGIAP, from the coding sequence ATGTCCCGGCAAGTAGTTCTGGAAGCGGCGGCTCAGAAATTTGCGGACGACACGGCCAAGCCGCCTTACCTGTTCGAAGTTCCTCCAGCAGAGGGGCGGAAAATTGTCGACAAGGTGCAGTCGGAACCGATCGCCAAACCGGACGTCGACGTGGAAGAGTTGTCGGTGCCGGGTGGACCGAAGGGGAATGTTTCGATTCACATTCTCCGCCCGAAGAAGTCGACCGGGGTGTTGCCGGTGATCGTCTACGTTCACGGGGCTGGCTGGGTGTTTGGAAACGCCCATACGCATGACCGGCTGGTTCGCGAGTTGTGCGTCGGCGTGCAGGCGGCTGTGGTGTTTGTGAATTACAGCCTGTCCCCAGAGGCGAAATACCCTCAGGCTCTGGAAGAGTGTTATGCCGTTTTGAAATGGGTCTCTGAACAGGGCCGGGCACACAAACTCGATCCAACGCGACTGGCTATCGCAGGTGACAGCGTCGGCGGCAACATGGCGACCGCCGCGACGATTCTGGCGAAGCAGCGCCGCGTGCCAGTGATCACCAGACAATTGCTGTTCTATCCAGTCACGGATGCCAACTTCGATACCGAATCGTACAAGCAGTTTGCCGAGGGCTACTTCCTGCGGCGGGATGCGATGCAGTGGTTCTGGGATCAGTACACCACCGATCCGAAGCAACGGGCCGAGTCCACGGCGTCACCACTCCGGGCGTCACACGATGATCTCAGCGGACTGCCTGAGGCGTTGATTATCACTGCCGAAGCGGACGTGCTGCGAGATGAAGGGGAAGCCTATGCCGCGAAACTGCGATCAGCCGGCGTTCCCGTGATTCAGGCTCGCTTTCAGGGAATCATTCACGACTTCGTGATGCTGAACGCATTGACTCATACCACAGCGAAACAGGGGGCGATGCAACTGGCGATTAGTTGGTTGAAGGAGGGGATTGCTCCCTGA
- a CDS encoding zinc-dependent alcohol dehydrogenase family protein, giving the protein MSRVVRFHKTGGPEVLQIDNLDVPAPGSGEVRIQVKALGLNRAEAMYRSGMYLEDPTPPSRLGYEAAGVVDAVGPGVTAFKVGDAVSTIPAFSMGKYGVYGDVALVPAAAVAKHPANLSWVEASAIWMQYLTAYGALIDIAKMTSGDVVLIPAASSSVGISAIQMANMVGATPVALTRTSDKRDALLKLGAAHVIATEEQDLVKEVQKLTDGKGARIAFDPVGGPTVAKLASALCQFGILFQYGALSTEPTPLPLMDVLGKSLTIRGYVLFEWTVDAAQLEAGKKFVTDGLASGKLKPIVAKTFPLDQIVEAHRYMESNQQIGKIVVTV; this is encoded by the coding sequence ATGTCACGCGTCGTTCGTTTTCACAAAACCGGTGGTCCTGAAGTTCTGCAGATCGACAACCTCGATGTTCCTGCCCCGGGATCTGGTGAAGTGCGGATTCAGGTGAAAGCCCTCGGGCTGAACCGTGCGGAAGCGATGTATCGCTCTGGCATGTACCTGGAAGATCCGACTCCACCTTCTCGACTTGGCTACGAAGCCGCAGGCGTTGTGGACGCCGTCGGTCCCGGCGTCACTGCGTTCAAGGTCGGCGATGCCGTCAGCACGATTCCTGCCTTCTCCATGGGGAAGTATGGCGTCTATGGTGATGTCGCCCTCGTCCCCGCCGCAGCGGTGGCAAAACATCCTGCGAATCTCTCCTGGGTCGAAGCTTCGGCCATCTGGATGCAGTATCTCACCGCCTACGGCGCGTTGATCGACATCGCCAAAATGACTTCCGGCGACGTCGTCTTGATTCCGGCCGCCTCCAGCAGCGTCGGCATCTCGGCAATTCAAATGGCGAACATGGTCGGCGCGACGCCTGTCGCGCTCACCAGAACCAGCGACAAGCGCGACGCGCTCCTCAAGCTCGGCGCGGCACACGTCATCGCGACCGAAGAACAGGATCTCGTCAAAGAAGTCCAAAAGCTCACAGACGGCAAGGGCGCCCGTATCGCCTTCGACCCCGTCGGCGGCCCCACCGTGGCGAAGCTCGCGTCAGCACTTTGTCAGTTCGGCATCCTGTTTCAGTATGGCGCTCTCAGCACCGAACCCACCCCCCTGCCGCTGATGGACGTGCTCGGTAAATCACTCACCATTCGCGGGTACGTCCTCTTCGAATGGACAGTCGATGCCGCGCAACTCGAAGCCGGCAAAAAGTTCGTCACCGACGGCCTCGCCTCAGGCAAGCTGAAACCGATCGTCGCCAAGACGTTCCCTCTCGACCAGATCGTAGAAGCCCACCGCTACATGGAATCCAACCAGCAGATCGGCAAGATTGTTGTGACGGTATGA